One genomic window of Haliotis asinina isolate JCU_RB_2024 chromosome 4, JCU_Hal_asi_v2, whole genome shotgun sequence includes the following:
- the LOC137282543 gene encoding uncharacterized protein, giving the protein MGQILFLLCSLLISVTYCAIELSLVPKIIRLGKDARLIIRCKLNLVLSKIDPVYSIMMKRRGRLLLVTFTNSSDNVYDKGLKEATVSSSLTTPEAYVQLTLPTVTCDDRGDYSCSMTVRQNHRSMELGPVKEYLKMTGESCRFIDTFIYPKKPYKTGDLVRITCFILVQYASSDWHWSVGNNTTFCKSEEGCEAVAEGVMNCSSLLEYSVNSSSAFTCQLGNVSKTVMIDVEDNAAEGRDSALWKSHDVKPITMLHSTQGDHAKHISYTTFMLAGLCSVMMIATVLLTLKARSHNRRWCIAASQTANDEEVQFSHRHSSHLHLFTSEDFTTDSCEKSLLTSSKKDDIL; this is encoded by the exons ATTGTGCCATAGAGCTGTCGCTTGTCCCGAAGATCATAAGGCTCGGTAAGGACGCAAGACTAATTATCCGGTGTAAACTGAATTTGGTCTTGTCCAAAATTGACCCGGTGTATTCTATCATGATGAAAAGAAGAGGCCGTTTGCTTCTTGTTACATTTACAAACAGTTCTGATAATGTGTATGACAAAGGTTTGAAGGAAGCCACTGTAAGCTCATCTCTCACAACGCCGGAAGCCTACGTACAGCTCACGTTGCCGACAGTCACATGTGATGACAGGGGCGATTACTCCTGCAGTATGACCGTCAGACAAAATCACAGAAGCATGGAACTGGGTCCAGTTAAAGAATATCTGAAGATGACAG GTGAATCTTGTCGGTTCATCGACACATTCATCTACCCGAAGAAACCTTACAAAACCGGGGACTTGGTCAGAATAACTTGCTTCATCCTGGTTCAGTATGCATCCTCCGATTGGCATTGGTCCGTGGGAAATAATACAACGTTTTGCAAATCAGAAGAAGGGTGCGAGGCGGTTGCAGAGGGGGTGATGAACTGCTCAAGTCTTCTGGAGTATAGCGTCAACAGCAGTTCAGCCTTTACCTGCCAACTTGGAAATGTCTCCAAAACCGTCATGATTGATGTTGAGGATAATGCCGCAGAAG GCAGAGATTCAGCGCTGTGGAAATCTCATGACGTGAAACCGATAACAATGCTCCACTCCACACAAG GTGATCACGCCAAACACATCAGTTATACGACGTTCATGCTCGCGGGACTCTGCTCTGTGATGATGATAGCAACTGTACTTCTAACGCTGAAAGCCAGGA GCCACAACAGACGCTGGTGCATTGCTGCGAGCCAGACCGCCAACGACGAGGAAGTACAGTTTTCGCACCGTCACAGTTCCCATCTTCATTTATTCACCAGTGAGGATTTTACAACAGATAGCTGTGAAAAAAGCCTTTTAACGTCTTCAAAAAAGGATGacattttataa
- the LOC137282542 gene encoding uncharacterized protein, whose translation MAEPKYHATGSLSTGPFSTAFLELSLDKVTCIDKGEYFCSMAIRRLYKSMEIGPAICRLRVRGGPSSVSLSMTPDRQAYTEGEVVNITCSVLKNSDVADWSWVLPNQKKHTVLTYCTYNESECDHLCSSSTVYTVTRKDNGGSVECRSGELKNEIQINLYHSPVEDNLPLEKMYPNVTTSFSDISKEPTTEVTVTNKALTSSPTIPQSDGQGTGLTVLYVLVSVFAVILVFTMLHLFLTDHKCKCQQSNNTSVPHLTESHKTTGSKVLIIHASDISSVRSHKDLGIHEAAYLHPERPTDSSELQNEKLHTEPVYEEIE comes from the exons ATGGCAGAACCGAAATACCATGCTACTGGTTCGCTGTCTACAGGACCGTTTTCTACTGCGTTTCTCGAACTATCACTGGACAAAGTCACGTGTATTGACAAGGGAGAGTACTTCTGTAGCATGGCAATTCGACGTTTGTATAAGAGCATGGAGATTGGACCAGCCATATGTCGTTTGCGAGTCAGAG GAGGTCCGAGCTCTGTTTCCCTTTCAATGACACCGGACAGACAAGCTTACACTGAAGGCGAAGTGGTCAACATTACCTGCTCGGTATTGAAGAACTCCGATGTGGCCGATTGGTCGTGGGTTTTGCCAAATCAGAAGAAGCACACTGTATTGACTTATTGCACATACAATGAATCTGAATGTGACCATTTGTGTTCGAGCTCTACAGTGTATACTGTCACGAGAAAAGACAACGGGGGTTCTGTTGAATGCCGTAGTGGAGAACTGAAGAAcgaaattcaaataaatctgTATCATTCTCCCGTTGAAG ATAATTTGCCGCTCGAAAAAATGTATCCAAACGTCACAACGTCATTTTCAG ACATCTCAAAAGAACCGACAACAGAGGTCACAGTCACAAACAAAGCCCTGACTTCCTCACCAACCATCCCACAGTCAG ACGGACAAGGAACTGGACTGACGGTGCTATATGTTCTTGTGTCGGTGTTTGCTGTTATCCTGGTTTTCACTATGCTTCATCTCTTTTTAACAG ATCACAAATGTAAATGCCAACAGTCAAACAACACTTCTGTGCCACATCTCACCGAAAGTCACAAGACAACGGGAAGTAAAGTCCTCATCATTCACGCCAGTGACATATCAAGTGTTCGCTCGCACAAGGACCTAGGCATCCATGAAGCGGCCTATCTTCATCCCGAGCGGCCCACAGATAGCAGCGAGTTACAGAACGAAAAACTTCATACTGAACCTGTCTACGAGGAAATTGAGTAG